TGAGTTGAAGGGGGAACCATATCTATTCAGACACTACTGAAACACTAACGGGGTCAATTGAAGCGGTGGAAGCTGCAGGTCGCTCGCGGATCACGACGCGTCGGACCGAAGGAAGAAGCGGCGTCAGCCGCCTTCAACTGCCGGCGCTGCGCTCAACACGTCGCCGTCCGCGACCGGCGTTTCGGCCCCGCACTGGTGGGCCACGTTCCGGTCGTTTCGCAGAACGATGACCGAATCGGCGAACGTACCGTCGTCGAAGAGGTCGTCCCCGAGCGCAGGATAGTCGTCCGCGAGGGCGGCGAATACGTCGCGGACGGTCGCGTCGGCCGCGACCTCTCGCTCGAGCGACTTCGTCCCGACGGGGTCGCGAAAGGGGCCGTAGAGTTCGCACGTGACGCGCATCGGTGACCGGTGGTACGGTGACGAAACGCTTGAAAGCAGTTGCTGGGGACAGGTTATCGCGCTCGAGTCGCGAGACGGGAGTGAATCGCGACCCGACGCCGTGCTGCTGCCAGCAGACGGTGGGCGTCGCGGTTCGCGATCGAGTCCCGGTGACGCACGTCCGCGCGCGACGGCTCGACGGGGTGCAGGATCGCCGAACCGATCGCGGTACGTCGCGCCAGGCATCCGAATCGGATCGGTGGGTGCAGGTCTGTGGAATGCGCTGGCGACTGGACCCACGACGGCATCGGTAAAAGCTGTTGCGTCTGGTAACACCGCTCACGGTCGACGCACGTTTGTTTCTCCGAACGAATCGGTCGCCCCCGAAAGCCCCACGCGCCGTCGTCGGCTCGAGGTCAGTCCGGCTGCCCCGTCGACCGTCCCGGATCGACGAGCGAGATCGGATGCCGCGGGCGACGGGTCAACAGCGAATCCAGTTGCTCGAGACACGAGGTGCCGCTGGCGACGACCGTCCGGTCCGCGGCGTCGGGGGCCTCGAACTGCTCGCGGAGCCGGTCGCCGACGTCCATGCTCAGGTCGTAGTATTCCCGTTTGTAGCCGAAGCTGCCGGCCATCCCGCAGCACTCGACGTCGGAGGTGACGACGTCGTAGCCGAG
The DNA window shown above is from Halopiger xanaduensis SH-6 and carries:
- a CDS encoding ubiquitin-like small modifier protein 1 → MRVTCELYGPFRDPVGTKSLEREVAADATVRDVFAALADDYPALGDDLFDDGTFADSVIVLRNDRNVAHQCGAETPVADGDVLSAAPAVEGG